AGTACAGAAGCGTCGCACACAAacctgtcagtcagtcacacacgcacgcacacactcacaacaggTGTCAGTGAGcaggagcagagcagcaggaccTCAGCCCGGAAGGAGAGCAGCCTCAGCAGCCTCAGCACCAGCACCACAACGCTACCTGTATGTCACCGCGAGCTCTCAGCACTTGGGAAATTGGCAAGTGAAAGCCACTTTAAGTTATTTTAATTCTCTCTTTCCTGCGTAGTTGTGCAAAATGAAAGGAAGATACAAAAGAAGGGACCAGAAAGACAGAAGTGTTGTGACAGCGGACGTCGTCGCTGGGCTCGCTCTTCTCCCTGGAGAAATAGCCGCGGGCTTGTCCGAACCTGATACACCTGACGCCCGTTACACCCGACAGGACGAACACGGGAGTAAAAGAGGTACTTGCTTTGGTGGAAAAAGTGCACGTTTAGTGTTTGCTTAGGTTTTGAAAGCATGTGTTTTAAGTTAATAAGGCTCACTAGCTTGTTTTAACATGGTTAGCATGGTTTAGCTAATAGCTAAATAGCTAAACTGTGTTATAATCAGAATTGGGACAAGACAAATAAAGTGCAAGTATCGAGTCAAAgaatcttaccagaaaatgactttggtagaagttgaattTTTATAattaagtaagtaaagtaaacgttttaaagtatatgacatttattgtacttaagtatcaacaGCACttttctgatatgaaatgtacttaagttttagaagaaAATGTAACAGTCTTAAAAAAACGTGACAAGTTAGGATTGAACAATGGTCGCTCAGTGATAGGGCGAGTTGtttttcaactgaaaggttgtgggttcaagtCCTCGCTCTGCTTGTCAatctgtgtccttgagcaagacacttaacccatgttacagcgtgtgaatggcaaaactatagtgtaaagcagctcatcacgACTAGAAAAACACTATATAGAAAATATAGTGAAGTATAAGTTGCTGGAAGTTGCTTTACAACTAAAATTACAAAACTAGAAACACAGTTAATTTTCCTGTTGTTGACGTCCATTACAGCTAAAGATCCTCATAGAAGGAAGTCATGTGAAGGTAGACAGTTTAACTAATAACTAATTATAAGAAAGCGTTCAATGAGCAAAAACCTTGCATAAGGTGTCCCACTCAAGTTGTGAATCCAAATCACCACCATGAATCTAATCATTCCCTTTTTGAACCATATTgattttccagaataaaaacaaatcttactGGACAGAGATAATAGTTTAAAGTGTTTACTGCTGCAATAACAATTTCTTTTCATCATTAATGAATTGTCaatttttttcttgattaatcaatttgttgtttgttctgtaaCATGTCAAAACATGTTGAAAACTACAGATTGGCATATCCCCAACTTCACCCTGTCTTGTTTTCCCACAAGCCAAAGATATTAAGCTATTTGTTACAGGGAAGTCATTGTGCCGACTGAGCCACGGCCACCTGTTGTTCACCTGGAATACTTTTTTACTTCTGCCTCTAAAGTTCTTGTTTGAgtaacagaaaatattcacacatagTAAtgagtttgtctttaaaatacacaaacttATTTCTTTgaagcaacacaacacagttaCAGTCTATAATTTTAGACTACTTCACCAAGCATGTGTGAGACACTGAACAGCATCTGATCCTGCTTCTCGGTGTCAATGTTGTGTCATCTGCTCCTTTCATAAACGTGCCTTGTTCACTGTTTGCTCTGCAGGTGCTAAAAGATCTATCTACGCTAGTGAAAAGGTTTACCTTGGAGTACGTGTCAAAATGCCAGTGAGGGACCTACTGAGACAAAAGCGTATAGCTCAAGGCTGGGAACCTCAAGATCTTCAGGTAACATTTTATTCCTTTAATAACTGataaaatgtgaataatgtgATAATGACAGCAGGACAACATTATATTTCAGGCATGCAAACTTCACATCTGATCATATCTTTTGTTTGCTGCATGTCAAAAGATTCTCAAAGGAAGTgtccaaaattaaaataaaatcacattggCTTATCTTAATACCTAAATATCTGAACTAGTCACAAATACATAGAAGGTGTGAATAATCTCCTTGTACAATAATCATTTGACTGATCACTAACTGTGTTATTGTCAATATTAGGATCAGTTGTTACATTCAGCAACTTCACATTGTGTGTCAGgctaaaaatcactttttttttaccagaacACCAAATTTAGTTAAGTTTAAGTCTGAAAAGTGTATAGATTTTGCATGAATTTGCACAAATGTAActgatttttttccctttgcatATCCCACAAATGTATGGATGCAGGAGACATGCAGCAAGAGAGTCAAAGGTTAGTAAAGATCCTTCACAGTAATTCAGGAGGGGTGTTGTGTAGCTTAATGGCTTGAAATCAACACCATTAAGCAGTAAAACCGACTAGTCATCAGCCTGCGGTGTGAAAGCGACATTCTGGCTTCACTTTGTGTGTTGATCAGATTGATACTGGCAGAAATAAACTTCACTCTTTCTCCTGCAGGAGAAAAGAAACGAGTCAGCACTCGTACAGGATGCCAGACCACCAAGGTAGGTGTtgacacacagatacaaacTCCCCCAAAAGGTTCCCTCAAGATTTGTGTAAAAAGCAGGTTCATGAACCACCTTAAATCATGTCTCGAGGAGCACCTCAGATACCACTACATACCTTGGCTGTTTTTGGTTTTCAGAGAAAACTTCCTACAAAAAGCCTGGAGGAGCTGGCAATCATCGTCGAAGTGTTGGAAGAGGATCTAAGGACCGGCCATACCTCCCGCTCCCCTTCACAATTCCTGTCCTCTGAATATGCAGTGTCCCCTGAGCAGTCACCAACTGGTAATGATTGTGGTTCTCATATCACCTTGAAGACTATTTTAATTTCAACTACAGTCATACCTCCTTACATGGCAGATcctcttttttaatgaacaggGTACAACAGTGACGAATCCGATGAAATGATCCCCAGCCCGCAGGCGTACATGACATACTCATTCGGCACAGCCGAGTACCACCAGGTCCCATCTCCTCCTGGCTTCATGTACACCAGCCTCCAGCCTTCCGCTGCTGCAGGAATGGAACACtgtggacgaggaggaggggaggaggggttTGAGCCCCAGAGCCACAGCTGGAACCTGAACAGCTCTGAGTTCTTCTGGACCCAGCTTCAGAGAGAGGAGATCCGGTTGAGGGACATTTCTGATGCAGCACTGTTGGCAGCAGATGAGCATGGCAGAACGTAAGTTTGCGGCAATTAGTGGAGCAACTTATTAAGCTACTTATTAAAGGAGATCACTTTTTTATTACAAGACAACGCGTAAGCATGAAAggcaaagctgcagtgcgtaacgtTTGTTTTTTCGCGGAGGGTTATTTTGTTCTAAATGTTGTTACTGTTTGGTTGTcgtaaacagaaacaatgtaacattcaTCTGAAAACGGGCTGTGGCAAGCAAAGCTGtcacacctgactgagggagcccATCAAACTGCTAAATTGGCAGGTTTTCTGAGTAGTACAATTCACCTAtgaatcttttctttgtgttttcagtcacactccacaCAACAGCCGTCTCTCTTTACTTACTCAATGTTACTGTTCTAGTGTGCAATGTGGGTATGTCACTAGGCAACGTGAGATTTAAGTGCTGCtatgctgagaaacacagagtcacatgGAGCTGAGTGGCTTAATCGGAATTGTGTGAACTCGTATGACATTGGtttgtacatttatattaaaaagttCCACAGTTTTTAATGTCTGCTTTGTGAAGGGTGTGCACCTGTTGTGGTTCAGATAATTTAACTCAGTAAAGCTTGTAGCTTTTGGCAGCTCCTCTTTGCCTCCTTAAATCCCAGGTTCAGGTCACGAAACCTCTCACTAGCTTGTACGGTACCTTATGTGTGTCAGTAAATACCAGTAATGTCATGTGAAGTTTTCCCTTTTGTCTAAATGTGTGGGATTGTGCTTGTCTGTCCAGACCTCTCCTCAAAGTGGCATGTGTGGGAAAGAGAGCACTGGGCTACGCCATAGCTAAAAGAATGGCCGCACTCAACAGCCTGGACCTTAAAGACTCTGATGGAatggtacagtatatatttgagttgttgaaattaaatctgcaatttatttgtcttttttaggaTTATTGTCATCAATCGGATAACTTCGGTCTCTTTTTCGtaaaattgtatttgtaaatataaGTCTGTTGCAGAGATTCACTGAGAGGCACAGAGAAAGCTTCTTCATTTGATCATGTTGTATTGTTTCTCCACATTTATGTACAATTAGTACCATTTAAAAGCTAATTAAGGTTGTGTGGTTACTCGGTTTGCGGTTAGAGCTTTTATTTGAATAAGTATGTATGTAACTATTCTATACTATGTAACTATTCATTGTTTAAACAGAAGATGCTGTTGCTGTCCTATggtgtgttcacaccaaacCTGAAGCTGCTTTTTCACATGATAATATCACATGCATTGTGTGTGCAGATGCAAACTTTGCATCACTTATGTACAGCTAATGTACACAAGTAGTGCGAGTATGAGTACGAGTACTTTGGTGTGAGTGCATCTTTAGCCACAGCTGTATGGAAACAAATTTCATCTGGGATCATTTTCATTGGACAGTTATCAATTGTTGTTATCACATTGCAATAggacaatatttattattatgttatggCCTTCTTTTCTCAGACGGCCCTCCTTCATGCAGCAAATCATAATCATCACCTCATGGTGGCCGATCTGATCCGTTTGGGGGCCAACGTAAATGAGACCAACAATTCCGGAAAGTCCTGCCTCCACCTCAGCGCTGAGAAAGGCTATATCCGAGTCCTGGAGGTTAGAGCAATGTTTTCCTTTCTAAtgcttaaaatgtgtttgggaCGGGTTCTTCTCATGCAAGCGTAGTATTTCCAGTAAAGTCCCAgtcgactggtcgatttatGAGTCGATACGTTCTGGTTCAACTCAAATTCTAATTGGTTGACTtattgccatgttaatttcatacagtctaaggttaatttgatttcatctggaggaatttaccaagtgctaatgggcgCGTTTTCAAGGCAcccctgtttcacaggtaacagcgtgcgtgtcttcagagaacaccccccttgttttcagtattttggattagcccaacccacaagagacagatagattaaagaacgtcctcctctaacatccatgtcaaagacatcagcagtgtggcagcattttacaaaaatagatggcggGAAAGAAGTCGAATGTAAAGGTTGcaagcaacagtttgcatatcacagctcgacttcAAACATGGCATGTCATATAAAGcagtaagctaacttgtctgcgTTATTTACAGCCCTAGTTTGATTACAGCCCTAATTTCCAGGGAATAAAGCGTCTCATTGAAAATCACTCTGATAGGCTGCAAATTACAGGTCCAGTGTTTGGGGTTTTCATCCAAAGTCATCTTTCAAATTTTAGAAAATGAGTTGTGCAGAGGACAACTATctgtttcatattcatattcactgCGTCTACATCCACGTTGTTTGTTACAAGTTGTTGGATGCCAAAGATAAGGCTGCCTTTGATCCAGACGAACAGGTTGAACAGGTACATGTCCTGGATATTCTCTTTTCATGTCGTCAAGTCAATAAAAACTCTTTGGCTGACTCAGATGAAAAGCAATTGAATGCAGAAAATCAAGTGTTAATAAATACCTAGCCTGAACAGTGTTATGTGTGAGGGAATGTTTTGAGATCTTAAGGTGTTTGTGTACAGAGCTTTTTTAAGTGGGGCTAATTATCATCTGTGCAAGCTGTCATTATGAATTTTACCTGattctgtctgtgtgcgtgtcttCAACACTCGTCTGTTTTTACTCACATTATTAGTTGAACTAACTGAGCGTAAATTAAATGTCGTGCACACTTAagcacacataaaaacaccacTGCCCCTGTTTGCATCAAACTACTCACCTTTCCTTTTTAAACGTTTGGTGTGTGATAGAGACAAAGTGGACAGACTTTGTCAATCACGTTCCCTCTGTCTTCCTTTCAAACGttaatgtgtatgttttcttttaggTTCTGAAACACACAATGATGGATGGTGTGTATGTTGACGTGGAAGCCACCGATAACTGCGGTATGTACTTTTAAAGATTATAATGAttcactttaatttaaatttaaattcagttacacatgaaataaacaaagtacATACAAAATATGTGCAGTGAATACAGTAAAATGTATCACTACACAAAAGAGGGTTAGAAACATTAT
This Solea senegalensis isolate Sse05_10M linkage group LG8, IFAPA_SoseM_1, whole genome shotgun sequence DNA region includes the following protein-coding sequences:
- the zgc:113279 gene encoding NF-kappa-B inhibitor zeta; translated protein: MKGRYKRRDQKDRSVVTADVVAGLALLPGEIAAGLSEPDTPDARYTRQDEHGSKRGAKRSIYASEKVYLGVRVKMPVRDLLRQKRIAQGWEPQDLQETCSKRVKGEKKRVSTRTGCQTTKRKLPTKSLEELAIIVEVLEEDLRTGHTSRSPSQFLSSEYAVSPEQSPTGYNSDESDEMIPSPQAYMTYSFGTAEYHQVPSPPGFMYTSLQPSAAAGMEHCGRGGGEEGFEPQSHSWNLNSSEFFWTQLQREEIRLRDISDAALLAADEHGRTPLLKVACVGKRALGYAIAKRMAALNSLDLKDSDGMTALLHAANHNHHLMVADLIRLGANVNETNNSGKSCLHLSAEKGYIRVLEVLKHTMMDGVYVDVEATDNCGMSVLQCASLALKATMCELENSKSPSHSRLHTLRQEQMMETLECLLHMGSYPHTMGSWGMQPRLS